The Akkermansiaceae bacterium genome segment ACAAAACATTCACGAACTCAATTCAGGGTTCGGCGCTGCGCTTGATGATTTACAGGAATACCGACCCTTGGGGACAGGATCAAAAAAAGAGAGAAACCTTCGTGCAGGAAGACTTCGTTCCCGTATTCCACCACACCGGGAAGTTGCTGTGGAAATCCGAAAAATCGTCCCGGCAATTCACCAGCGAGCAACTTGATGTCCGAATGGTTGAGGATGCAGTAGGTGCCATGAAGAAGCTTCACGAACGGCAAGCCAAACGGAATTCATAAATGTGCGATGCGCCTCCAAATTCCTGGATCTGGTCCCGGACGCATCACGCGCCTGGACGGATCATTGAGGTGGACGAACTTTGGGGACAGCAGCGATACCGGGTTTGGATACCTTCGCTGAATTCCGTGCTGCTTCACCGACCGGAGGAGATCGACACCGCGGATACCACCACCCGCTCCGACAACAATGCCGGAGCACGGGTGAAATTTGCGGCGGTGGCCGGACGCGTGCTCGACCTTCTCAACGACGACAAGCTGCTCTCCCCTCTCGACGCGGCGGTGATTCCGCTGCCTCACCAGATCCGGGCCTTGCGCCGAGTGGTAGCGAATCCCGGGAAGGTGCGTTACCTGATGGCCGATGAAGTGGGCCTTGGAAAAACCATCGAAGCCGGTCTGGCGATTCGTGAGTTAAAACTCAGGGGAATGATCAAGCGGGTGTTGGTGGTAGCTCCGAAGGGGCTGATTCCTCAATGGATCGTGGAAATGAGAGACCGCTTCGGTGAGGATTTTCGCCACTTCGATCCCGGTCAATTCGACGCCTATCGGCAAATCTCGCAAGAGGAAAACGTGTGGCGCAGCCACGACCGGGTGATTTGTTCGATGGATGGAGTGAAGCCGCTCGACACCCGCAAAGGGTGGGACCAGGAGCGGATCAATGCCTTCAACCGCGACCGTATCCTCGGACTGGCATCCGCCGGTTGGGACATGATCGTGATCGACGAAGCCCATCGCGTGGCCGGCAGTTCCGACACTGTGGCACGCCACGCCATGGCCCGCATGATGGCAGAGGCCGCTCCCTATCTGCTCCTGCTCTCCGCCACACCTCACCAGGGAAAGACGGATGCGTTCCAACGCCTGATGTCATTACTCGATGCAGAGGCATTCCCGGACGCTGCATCCGTGAGTCGTGACCGGGTGGCACCCTTCATCGTCCGCACGGAGAAACGGCAAGCCATCAACCATGACGGGAGCGCCTTGTTCAAACCCCGCATCACGAAACTGGTTGGCGTGTCATGGGATGGCCATGAAGCGCAGCGGGAACTTTACGACGCAGTCACGGAATACGTGCGCCAAGGCTACAACCAGGCGATGCTAGAAAAGAAGACCTACATCGGCTTCCTGATGGTGCTGATGCAGCGTTTGGTTAGCAGCTCGACCCGCGCCATTGCTGCGACCTTGGAGCGCAGGCTTGCGGTCCTGAATGAACCGACCGAACAGATGGAGTTTTTCCCGGAGGTGGCCGAGTGGAATGAAATGGACGGTCAGGAGCAGCTCGACACGGTCTTGCGCCAGCGCATGAAGGCGATGGACAATGAAAAGGATGAGGTGCGGCTCCTGCTCGACGCGGCGCGCAAGGTGGAAGCCAATGGCCCGGATGCGAAAGCCCGGACTCTGTTGGAATGGATCTATCGACTGCAGGAAGAGGAGCAGGACCCGCAACTCAAAGTGCTCATCTTCACCGAGTTCGTTCCCTCCCAGTCGATGTTGGCAGAATTCCTCCAAGCGCGGGGGATGTCCGTGGTATGCCTGAATGGCAGTATGGGATTGGAAGAGCGGAAGACGGTGCAGAAGCGTTTCTTGGAAGATGTGCGCATCATGATTTCCACCGATGCCGGTGGCGAAGGACTCAACCTCCAGTTCTGCCACGTCATCATCAACTTCGATCTCGGTTGGCGACCGATGGCGTTGGAACAACGGATCGGCAGGCTCGACCGCATCGGCCAGAAGCATATCGTCAAAGCGCTGAATTTTCTGTTGGAAGACTCGGTAGAGTTCCGGATTCAGGAAGTGCTGGAAGCGAAGTTGCAAACGATTCTGGAAGAGTTCGGAGTCGATAAAACCAGCGACCTCCTCGATTCCGTGGAGGGCAATCGCATGTTCGACCGCTTGTTTATCGAAGCTCTGCTTCACCCCGAACGTGTGAACGAAGAAGCCGACATCATCGCCGATTCCCTGCGGAAGGAATCCGACGAACACCACCACGGGCGGGTGCTTCAGGCGGACGGGGAAATCTCCGGCGCTGAGATTGGCGCGATTTCAAGTCAGCCGGTGGGTGACCTTCTGGAAATGCTCGTGCGATTCCACGTCGAATCGTCTGGGGGCGAGTTCCGGCGAGGAAGCGGAGGCGAAACGCTGGTCCGCTGGCCGGACGAAGATCAGGTCGAGCAGGTGAGGTTTCCAGGTGCTCGCGAGGAGGCTGACGGTATCCTCCTCACACTGGATCATCCACGGATTCGCGGGCTTCTCGGTCGTGCTCCGATCCACGGCAAGGGCGAGCCGATACCCCGTATGAATCTTGCCGCACTACCGCGAACCATCGACGGCTTTTGGTCGCTCTGGGTATTGAAAATGACATCGTTCGACTTCCGGCGTGCAAAGGTTTTTCCCGTATTCATCAGCCGGGATGGCCGCACTTTCGCGCAAACCGCACGCCACGTCTGGGAACGACTCGCTTCGCTGGACGTCTCACAAACCGGATGGATCACTGGAACGGATGCCATGGCCTTCCATGACCACTGCTACCGCGCGGCATCCGAGGAGGGAAAATCTCTCTGGCAGGAGATGGAGCGCCAACACCGGCAACGATGGGAAGACGAAAAAAACCGTGCCCAATATCACTTCATTGCCCGCCGCCGAATGCTCGGCCAGGTCGGGCTGGCGGAAGTCCGCGGCTACCGCCTGCGACAACTGGAAGCTGAGGAAACCGCACG includes the following:
- a CDS encoding DEAD/DEAH box helicase family protein, whose amino-acid sequence is MLLHRPEEIDTADTTTRSDNNAGARVKFAAVAGRVLDLLNDDKLLSPLDAAVIPLPHQIRALRRVVANPGKVRYLMADEVGLGKTIEAGLAIRELKLRGMIKRVLVVAPKGLIPQWIVEMRDRFGEDFRHFDPGQFDAYRQISQEENVWRSHDRVICSMDGVKPLDTRKGWDQERINAFNRDRILGLASAGWDMIVIDEAHRVAGSSDTVARHAMARMMAEAAPYLLLLSATPHQGKTDAFQRLMSLLDAEAFPDAASVSRDRVAPFIVRTEKRQAINHDGSALFKPRITKLVGVSWDGHEAQRELYDAVTEYVRQGYNQAMLEKKTYIGFLMVLMQRLVSSSTRAIAATLERRLAVLNEPTEQMEFFPEVAEWNEMDGQEQLDTVLRQRMKAMDNEKDEVRLLLDAARKVEANGPDAKARTLLEWIYRLQEEEQDPQLKVLIFTEFVPSQSMLAEFLQARGMSVVCLNGSMGLEERKTVQKRFLEDVRIMISTDAGGEGLNLQFCHVIINFDLGWRPMALEQRIGRLDRIGQKHIVKALNFLLEDSVEFRIQEVLEAKLQTILEEFGVDKTSDLLDSVEGNRMFDRLFIEALLHPERVNEEADIIADSLRKESDEHHHGRVLQADGEISGAEIGAISSQPVGDLLEMLVRFHVESSGGEFRRGSGGETLVRWPDEDQVEQVRFPGAREEADGILLTLDHPRIRGLLGRAPIHGKGEPIPRMNLAALPRTIDGFWSLWVLKMTSFDFRRAKVFPVFISRDGRTFAQTARHVWERLASLDVSQTGWITGTDAMAFHDHCYRAASEEGKSLWQEMERQHRQRWEDEKNRAQYHFIARRRMLGQVGLAEVRGYRLRQLEAEETARMAQIESQRILLPELEPLTILSIEPT